In Microbacterium galbinum, a single window of DNA contains:
- a CDS encoding ABC transporter substrate-binding protein, whose amino-acid sequence MTVLSSPPTALVPGRRRPLAIVAALSATLLALAGCATATPSDDTTADAASAVYRIGISDPGAELDPLTVADGDAQLITGLVTEQLVSFTADGEALPRLATDWEASDDGLTWTFTLREGATFNDGDPVTADDVVATFDALIGDDSISPAKSAFTGILDSVAATDEGTVTFTLARPFSDFPRLLAGNNTGILPADYEPGTWLENPVGAGQFLLEDYEVGRSVTYVKNPDYWNADEIALDGIELKVYKDPQAIVLAFQAGEIDRITVSPEVLATVNVDDYDTLSAGYSHFYGIHLNVTEAPFDDVTIRQALAWAIDRDAIVDLVFGGTATPGNDFPVLPDYLPQPLDIEQRAQDLDKVADLLDGRTVSFTITTSFQLYGEVLQQQLNAIDGFDVQLEVLSDEQYYAEGDDSPWLNAPLTITSWGKRVPSQYYSLFYAEGAAWNAAHYANPDLGTLVTDFDATTDEAEREQLITEISQTEWTDVPTIIPALVRSEVLQNKRVTGDFIAPIDFWSGYNFAGISIASE is encoded by the coding sequence ATGACCGTTCTCTCCTCGCCCCCGACGGCACTTGTGCCGGGGCGCCGCAGGCCCCTGGCGATCGTCGCCGCCCTCAGCGCGACCCTGCTGGCGCTCGCCGGATGCGCGACCGCCACGCCCTCCGACGACACGACGGCGGATGCCGCGTCCGCGGTGTACCGCATCGGCATCAGCGATCCCGGCGCCGAGCTCGACCCGCTGACGGTCGCCGACGGCGACGCGCAGCTGATCACGGGGCTCGTCACGGAGCAGCTCGTGAGCTTCACCGCCGACGGCGAGGCGCTGCCGCGTCTCGCGACCGACTGGGAGGCATCCGACGACGGTCTCACCTGGACGTTCACGCTGCGCGAGGGGGCGACGTTCAACGACGGCGACCCGGTCACCGCCGACGACGTCGTGGCGACGTTCGACGCCCTCATCGGCGACGACAGCATCTCGCCCGCGAAGAGCGCGTTCACCGGCATCCTCGACTCCGTCGCCGCCACCGACGAGGGCACCGTGACGTTCACGCTCGCGCGGCCGTTCTCGGACTTCCCGCGTCTGCTCGCGGGCAACAACACCGGCATCCTGCCCGCCGACTACGAACCCGGCACCTGGCTCGAGAACCCGGTCGGTGCGGGGCAGTTCCTGCTCGAGGACTACGAGGTCGGCCGCAGTGTCACCTACGTCAAGAACCCCGACTACTGGAACGCCGACGAGATCGCCCTCGACGGCATCGAACTGAAGGTCTACAAGGATCCGCAGGCGATCGTGCTCGCGTTCCAGGCGGGGGAGATCGACCGCATCACCGTGTCACCCGAGGTGCTCGCGACCGTGAACGTCGACGACTACGACACCCTCTCGGCGGGATACAGCCACTTCTACGGCATCCACCTCAACGTCACCGAGGCCCCGTTCGACGACGTCACGATCCGGCAGGCGCTGGCCTGGGCGATCGACCGCGATGCGATCGTCGACCTCGTCTTCGGGGGTACGGCCACACCGGGCAACGACTTCCCCGTGCTGCCGGACTACCTGCCCCAGCCGCTCGACATCGAGCAGCGTGCGCAGGATCTCGACAAGGTCGCCGATCTGCTCGACGGGCGCACGGTGTCGTTCACGATCACGACGTCGTTCCAGCTCTACGGCGAGGTGCTGCAGCAGCAGCTCAACGCGATCGACGGCTTCGACGTGCAGCTCGAGGTGCTCTCCGACGAGCAGTACTACGCCGAGGGCGACGACTCTCCCTGGCTGAACGCTCCGCTCACCATCACCAGCTGGGGCAAGCGCGTGCCCTCGCAGTACTACTCGCTCTTCTACGCAGAGGGCGCGGCGTGGAACGCCGCGCACTACGCCAACCCCGACCTGGGGACGCTCGTCACCGACTTCGACGCCACGACCGACGAAGCCGAGCGCGAGCAGCTCATCACCGAGATCTCGCAGACGGAGTGGACGGATGTTCCGACGATCATCCCCGCCCTGGTGCGCTCGGAGGTGCTGCAGAACAAGCGGGTCACGGGCGACTTCATCGCCCCGATCGACTTCTGGTCGGGCTACAACTTCGCCGGCATCTCGATCGCGAGCGAGTGA
- a CDS encoding ABC transporter permease, which produces MTVSFSSGGNAATASSARRGLAVLRSRHSQVPRLIGQRLIQVPLVLLVVSLLVFWLIEVVPGDPGRNALGQYATSEQVQAWNEAHGLTGSLVSRYFAWLFGFVKGDWGTSLIYGAPVRELVLGRLGNSLFLGAVAFVILVPVAFGLGAIQARREGSRTDRTLTIALMSLASVPEFVVGVLLLIVFSLWLKWFPIQSSISLDGPPVEVLRALVLPAVTLALGYLSVLARMTRTGVLDTLDSQYYRTAVIKGVHGPQLAVGHVARNALIPTVSLLGVYVGTLLGGSAIVETLFGYPGLGALLVSATVEKDIFLLESGVMVTGVVALLALLITDIALVLIDPRVRFDEGE; this is translated from the coding sequence ATGACCGTCAGCTTCTCGTCGGGCGGGAACGCCGCGACGGCGTCGTCCGCCCGACGGGGGCTGGCGGTCCTCCGTTCCCGGCACAGCCAGGTGCCGCGACTGATCGGGCAGCGCCTCATCCAGGTGCCGCTCGTGCTGCTCGTGGTGTCGTTGCTGGTGTTCTGGCTGATCGAGGTCGTACCCGGTGATCCCGGTCGCAACGCCCTCGGCCAGTACGCGACCTCCGAGCAGGTGCAGGCATGGAACGAGGCTCACGGGCTGACCGGCTCGCTGGTCTCCCGCTACTTCGCCTGGCTGTTCGGTTTCGTCAAGGGCGACTGGGGCACCAGCCTCATCTACGGCGCTCCGGTGCGAGAACTCGTGCTGGGGCGCCTCGGCAACTCGCTCTTCCTCGGGGCGGTGGCGTTCGTGATCCTGGTGCCGGTGGCTTTCGGGCTCGGCGCGATCCAGGCCCGCCGTGAGGGATCGCGCACCGACCGCACGCTCACGATCGCGCTGATGTCGTTGGCCTCCGTGCCGGAGTTCGTGGTCGGCGTGCTGCTGCTGATCGTGTTCAGCCTGTGGCTCAAGTGGTTCCCGATCCAGTCGTCGATCAGCCTCGACGGCCCTCCGGTCGAGGTGCTGCGGGCGCTCGTGCTGCCGGCGGTGACCCTCGCCCTGGGCTACCTGTCGGTGTTGGCGCGCATGACCCGCACGGGCGTGCTCGACACCCTCGACTCGCAGTACTACCGCACCGCCGTCATCAAGGGGGTGCACGGTCCGCAGCTCGCGGTCGGGCACGTGGCGCGCAACGCGCTCATCCCCACGGTGTCGCTGCTGGGCGTCTACGTCGGCACGCTGCTGGGGGGCAGTGCGATCGTCGAGACGCTGTTCGGTTACCCGGGGCTCGGTGCCCTGCTGGTGTCGGCGACGGTGGAGAAGGACATCTTCCTGCTCGAGTCCGGGGTGATGGTCACGGGGGTCGTCGCGCTGCTCGCGCTCCTGATCACCGACATCGCCCTCGTGCTCATCGACCCGCGCGTGCGCTTCGACGAAGGGGAATGA
- a CDS encoding sugar phosphate isomerase/epimerase family protein yields MIGLGTYAYFWQHSDRAPEQLGLIGAFEDTKAHGVDLFQICDFAPLDTMSDVEVRDAARAARELGLTIELGTKGIVPEHLTRYLRLAEVFDARLVRGMLYGPDSRPTLAEAETSLRSSMRAFERAGVSLALETYEQVATADLIGVIDRVGSPRLGICLDPANVVARLEHPQTCTEQTARLVKNVHVKDFAFARQDGWVGFTYSGTAMGTGLHDYAHLLETVRPRERGINEIVEHWLPWQGDAATTIRTEREWTRITLELLRSTP; encoded by the coding sequence ATGATCGGCCTCGGCACCTACGCGTACTTCTGGCAGCACTCCGATCGTGCGCCCGAGCAGCTCGGCCTGATCGGCGCCTTCGAAGACACCAAGGCCCACGGCGTCGACCTCTTCCAGATCTGCGACTTCGCGCCGCTCGACACGATGAGCGATGTCGAGGTGCGCGATGCGGCCCGGGCCGCGCGCGAACTCGGCCTCACGATCGAACTCGGCACCAAGGGCATCGTTCCCGAGCACCTCACCCGCTACCTGCGTCTCGCCGAGGTCTTCGACGCGCGACTCGTGCGCGGCATGCTCTACGGCCCCGACTCGCGCCCGACGCTCGCCGAGGCCGAGACCTCGCTGCGCAGCAGCATGCGCGCCTTCGAACGCGCGGGCGTCAGCCTCGCCCTCGAGACGTACGAGCAGGTCGCCACCGCCGACCTCATCGGCGTGATCGACCGGGTCGGCAGCCCCCGGCTGGGCATCTGCCTCGACCCCGCCAACGTGGTCGCCCGGCTCGAGCATCCGCAGACCTGCACCGAGCAGACCGCGCGACTCGTGAAGAACGTGCACGTGAAGGACTTCGCCTTCGCCCGGCAGGACGGCTGGGTCGGGTTCACCTACTCGGGCACCGCCATGGGAACGGGCCTTCACGACTACGCCCACCTGCTCGAGACCGTGCGTCCGCGCGAGCGAGGCATCAACGAGATCGTCGAGCACTGGCTGCCCTGGCAGGGCGACGCCGCGACCACCATCCGAACCGAGCGGGAATGGACCCGCATCACACTCGAACTGCTGAGGAGCACTCCATGA
- a CDS encoding triose-phosphate isomerase family protein, with protein MPQVTVGVSLKTYFGHERARAWFDDVAARVRDHDAVRSGAVTFFVTPTYLQVLPALAAFAGTPVRVGGQDVSAEEPGAFTGEVTAAELAEVGATIAEIGHAERRRLYGETDEVVAAKVAAALRAGLTPLLCIGESERQLPADAADVAVAQLHSALTDAPAGAVIVAYEPVWAIGAPEPAPHVHVRVIASALRAALDADAARDGSVVIYGGAAGPGLLTALGDAVDGVFLGRFAHDPDALVSVLDEASVLARRREGGAA; from the coding sequence ATGCCGCAGGTCACGGTCGGGGTGAGCCTGAAGACGTACTTCGGGCACGAGCGGGCACGCGCCTGGTTCGACGACGTCGCCGCGCGCGTGCGCGACCACGACGCCGTGCGCTCCGGTGCGGTGACGTTCTTCGTGACTCCGACCTATCTGCAGGTGCTGCCCGCGCTCGCCGCCTTCGCCGGTACCCCGGTGCGCGTCGGTGGGCAGGACGTCTCGGCCGAAGAACCCGGTGCGTTCACGGGAGAGGTAACCGCCGCCGAGCTCGCCGAGGTCGGTGCCACGATCGCCGAGATCGGGCACGCCGAGCGGCGCCGCCTCTACGGCGAGACCGATGAGGTCGTCGCCGCGAAGGTCGCCGCCGCGCTGAGGGCCGGGCTGACCCCGCTGCTCTGCATCGGTGAGAGCGAGCGGCAGCTTCCGGCGGATGCCGCGGACGTGGCCGTCGCCCAGCTGCACTCGGCGCTGACGGATGCCCCCGCCGGCGCCGTGATCGTCGCGTACGAGCCGGTCTGGGCGATCGGCGCCCCCGAACCCGCGCCCCACGTGCACGTGCGCGTCATCGCGTCGGCGTTGCGCGCGGCGCTCGACGCCGATGCCGCACGCGACGGATCGGTCGTGATCTACGGCGGCGCGGCGGGACCGGGGCTCCTCACCGCTCTCGGCGATGCGGTCGACGGGGTGTTCCTCGGGCGCTTCGCGCACGACCCCGATGCCCTCGTCTCCGTGCTCGACGAGGCATCCGTCCTGGCCCGTCGTCGCGAAGGCGGCGCCGCATGA
- a CDS encoding dihydroxyacetone kinase family protein, with the protein MTRLWNAPADFADEMIEGFVAANPRSVRRASGGVIRSTVIPDGQVAVVIGGGSGHYPAFGGLVGQGFAHGAAMGNLFASPSAQQVYAIAKAVDRGAGVFLSYGNYAGDVLNFDAAQEKLRSEGIPTRTVTVTDDIFSAPPAEKHKRRGIAGDLTVFRTAAAAAEAGYDLDGVTRVAALANERTRSFGVAFTGCTLPGAPAPLFAVPSGRMAIGLGIHGEPGVDETDIPTADGLAQLLVERLLDEIPAGVSVEGARVVPILNGLGSLKYEEMFVVYRRIAQLLEAAGLVLVDPHVGEYCTSFDMAGTSLTLFWLDEELERLWDTPVDAPAYRRGSVVAAAQSDAQEEAVEAHEITPGDNASQQAARTVSAALRVIVDTIDAHADELGRIDAIAGDGDHGIGMQRGSHAALAAGIAAADAGAGARTTLAAAADAWADKAGGTSGALWGVILNAVAARLGDAGTPDAAAVAAGVAEGLRGVQEYGRAEVGDKTLVDALVPFAATLQAGAREGERLRDAWASAAASATDAAAATADLLPRMGRARTHGEHSVGTPDPGAISLALIATALGELLATRDSARDLAVQD; encoded by the coding sequence ATGACCCGACTCTGGAATGCCCCCGCCGACTTCGCCGACGAGATGATCGAGGGCTTCGTCGCCGCCAACCCCCGGTCGGTGCGCCGCGCGAGCGGCGGCGTCATCCGTAGCACCGTGATCCCCGACGGACAGGTCGCGGTCGTGATCGGTGGGGGATCGGGGCACTACCCGGCCTTCGGCGGACTGGTCGGACAGGGCTTCGCGCACGGCGCCGCGATGGGCAACCTCTTCGCCTCGCCCTCGGCCCAGCAGGTCTACGCCATCGCGAAGGCTGTCGACCGCGGCGCCGGGGTCTTCCTCAGCTACGGCAACTACGCCGGCGACGTGCTCAACTTCGATGCCGCGCAGGAGAAGTTGCGCTCCGAAGGCATCCCCACCCGGACCGTCACCGTCACCGACGACATCTTCAGCGCCCCTCCCGCCGAGAAGCACAAGCGCCGCGGCATCGCCGGCGACCTCACCGTCTTCCGCACCGCGGCCGCCGCCGCCGAGGCGGGCTACGACCTCGACGGCGTCACTCGCGTCGCCGCCCTCGCGAACGAACGCACCCGCTCGTTCGGTGTCGCGTTCACGGGCTGCACCCTCCCCGGCGCCCCCGCGCCCCTGTTCGCGGTGCCGAGCGGGCGCATGGCGATCGGCCTCGGCATCCACGGCGAACCCGGCGTCGACGAGACCGACATCCCCACCGCCGACGGCCTGGCGCAACTGCTCGTCGAACGTCTGCTCGACGAGATCCCTGCGGGCGTCTCGGTCGAGGGCGCGCGCGTCGTGCCGATCCTCAACGGACTCGGCTCGCTCAAGTACGAGGAGATGTTCGTCGTCTACCGGCGCATCGCCCAGCTGCTCGAAGCGGCGGGCCTCGTCCTCGTCGACCCGCACGTCGGCGAGTACTGCACGAGCTTCGACATGGCCGGCACCTCGCTCACGCTCTTCTGGCTCGATGAAGAACTCGAACGTCTGTGGGACACCCCGGTCGACGCCCCCGCCTACCGCCGCGGGTCGGTCGTCGCGGCCGCGCAGTCCGACGCGCAGGAGGAAGCGGTCGAAGCGCACGAGATCACGCCCGGTGACAACGCCTCGCAGCAGGCGGCGCGCACCGTGAGCGCGGCGCTGCGGGTGATCGTCGACACGATCGACGCCCACGCCGACGAGCTCGGACGCATCGACGCGATCGCCGGAGACGGCGACCACGGCATCGGTATGCAGCGCGGATCGCACGCCGCGCTCGCCGCGGGGATCGCCGCAGCGGATGCCGGGGCCGGCGCGCGGACCACCCTCGCCGCCGCGGCCGACGCCTGGGCCGACAAGGCCGGTGGCACCTCGGGCGCGCTCTGGGGCGTGATCCTCAATGCCGTCGCCGCACGCCTCGGCGACGCGGGAACACCGGATGCCGCGGCCGTCGCCGCCGGTGTCGCCGAGGGGCTGCGCGGGGTGCAGGAGTACGGCAGGGCCGAGGTCGGCGACAAGACCCTCGTCGACGCGCTGGTGCCGTTCGCCGCGACACTGCAGGCGGGCGCCCGCGAGGGGGAGCGGCTACGGGATGCCTGGGCCTCGGCTGCGGCATCCGCCACCGACGCCGCCGCCGCGACCGCCGACCTGCTGCCGCGGATGGGCCGCGCACGCACCCACGGCGAGCACTCCGTCGGCACCCCCGACCCCGGTGCGATCTCGCTCGCACTGATCGCCACCGCTCTCGGCGAGCTCCTCGCCACCCGGGACTCCGCCCGGGATCTCGCCGTACAGGACTGA
- a CDS encoding ABC transporter permease gives MALTEAVRGADPAAIDIIETDAVATGIRRPSGSRSPRPRRWAALLRRPTFVISALIVLFWVVAAVGWRLVGLDPFADSGARLSPPSAEHWFGTDRIGRDVFARVLAGAEPALLVGPIGAALATALGSTLGLIAGYRRGWVDQLFMRGFDVFLTLPTLIFLLVIVGAFGGSAPTIIVAVGILFAPGIARIVRAAVLVEMGKQYVTSARVQGESAVRIVFRELLPNVWPQVLVQATLSVAGAIFISSSLSFLGLASAPPSPDWGLAVNENRTYLQAAWWTLAFPTLAIASLVVSLNLIADNFREVFRR, from the coding sequence ATGGCACTCACCGAAGCGGTGCGCGGTGCCGACCCGGCCGCGATCGACATCATCGAGACGGATGCCGTCGCCACCGGCATCCGTCGTCCTTCTGGATCGCGTTCGCCGCGGCCGCGTCGCTGGGCCGCTCTCCTGCGCCGCCCGACGTTCGTGATCAGCGCGCTCATCGTGCTGTTCTGGGTCGTGGCCGCCGTGGGGTGGCGCCTCGTCGGCCTCGATCCCTTCGCCGACAGCGGCGCCCGCCTGTCGCCGCCGAGCGCCGAGCACTGGTTCGGCACCGACCGCATCGGTCGCGACGTGTTCGCCCGCGTGCTCGCCGGGGCCGAACCGGCGCTGCTCGTCGGACCGATCGGGGCGGCGCTCGCCACCGCTCTCGGGTCGACGCTCGGCCTCATCGCCGGCTACCGCCGCGGCTGGGTGGACCAGCTCTTCATGCGCGGTTTCGACGTGTTCCTCACCCTGCCGACGCTGATCTTCCTGCTCGTGATCGTCGGCGCGTTCGGCGGCAGCGCGCCGACGATCATCGTGGCGGTGGGCATCCTCTTCGCCCCCGGTATCGCCCGCATCGTGCGCGCCGCCGTGCTCGTCGAGATGGGCAAGCAGTACGTGACCAGTGCGCGCGTGCAGGGAGAGAGTGCGGTGCGGATCGTCTTCCGCGAGCTGCTGCCGAACGTCTGGCCGCAGGTGCTCGTGCAGGCGACGTTGAGCGTGGCCGGCGCGATCTTCATCTCGTCGTCACTGTCGTTCCTCGGACTCGCGTCGGCGCCGCCCTCGCCCGACTGGGGGCTCGCGGTCAACGAGAACCGCACCTACCTGCAGGCCGCGTGGTGGACGCTCGCGTTCCCCACCCTCGCGATCGCCTCGCTCGTGGTCTCCCTCAACCTGATCGCAGACAACTTCCGAGAGGTGTTCCGACGATGA
- a CDS encoding ATP-binding cassette domain-containing protein, with product MTEPLVSVRGLTVDYEVEGQRRRAVDGVDFDIEPGGSLGLVGESGSGKSTIAFALARYLPAGARVSAERLTVAGHDVLGLGPRELREYRRGSIGFVYQEPARALNPTRSVGSQVAETYRLQGLRSAAARAATIAAFADVGLPDPASLVHRFPHELSGGQQQRVVIAMALAADPRLLILDEPTTGLDSRVEAEVIALVGRLRRERGFATLLISHNLPLVASHTERIGVLERGILVEHGEAAGLVETPLHPYSRVLVEAVPSLDAPSRPVEPEHAQPLLSVRGVTKRYGAHLALDGVDLDIGRGEVLGLVGESGSGKTTLGRVIAGLARSEGTVELDGSDAADAVPVQFVFQSPDASLNPRRTVRQTLTRSIQLLRGDTDAEELALSTGLAGDVLDKLPDELSGGQKQRVAIARAFAGRSPLVVCDEPTSALDVSVQARVLDLLVELQERTGVSYLFITHDLAVVRRIAHRVAVLNGGRIVETGAVDDVLGAPRHPYSASLVDAARSLRGETTRGLRDVIAA from the coding sequence ATGACCGAACCACTGGTGAGCGTGCGCGGACTGACCGTCGACTACGAGGTCGAGGGTCAGCGGCGGCGGGCCGTCGACGGCGTCGACTTCGACATCGAGCCCGGTGGATCACTGGGACTCGTGGGGGAGTCGGGGTCGGGCAAGAGCACGATCGCCTTCGCCCTGGCGCGTTACCTGCCGGCGGGGGCCCGGGTGAGTGCCGAGCGGCTGACCGTCGCCGGGCACGACGTGCTCGGTCTCGGACCGCGGGAACTGCGCGAGTACCGTCGAGGCTCGATCGGCTTCGTCTATCAGGAGCCCGCGCGGGCGCTCAACCCCACTCGGTCGGTCGGCAGCCAGGTCGCCGAGACGTACCGCTTGCAGGGTCTGCGCTCGGCGGCGGCGCGGGCGGCGACCATCGCCGCGTTCGCCGACGTCGGCCTGCCCGACCCCGCCTCGTTGGTCCATCGATTCCCGCACGAGCTCTCGGGAGGGCAGCAGCAGCGCGTCGTCATCGCGATGGCGCTCGCCGCGGATCCGCGCCTGCTCATCCTCGACGAGCCGACCACCGGGCTCGACAGCCGGGTCGAGGCCGAGGTCATCGCGCTCGTCGGCCGACTGCGCCGGGAGCGCGGGTTCGCCACCCTGCTCATCAGCCACAACCTGCCGCTCGTCGCGAGCCACACCGAGCGGATCGGGGTGCTCGAGCGCGGCATCCTCGTCGAGCACGGTGAAGCCGCGGGCCTCGTCGAGACCCCGCTGCACCCGTACTCGCGTGTGCTGGTGGAGGCGGTGCCCTCGCTCGACGCGCCGTCGCGCCCCGTCGAGCCCGAACACGCGCAGCCGCTGCTGTCGGTGCGCGGTGTCACGAAGCGCTACGGCGCGCACCTCGCGCTCGACGGCGTCGACCTCGACATCGGCCGCGGCGAAGTGCTCGGCCTCGTCGGCGAATCGGGCAGTGGCAAGACCACGCTCGGCCGGGTGATCGCGGGGCTCGCGCGCTCCGAGGGCACGGTGGAGTTGGACGGTTCGGATGCCGCGGACGCGGTGCCCGTGCAGTTCGTGTTCCAGAGTCCCGACGCCTCGCTCAACCCGCGGCGCACCGTGCGGCAGACGCTCACGCGATCGATCCAGCTGCTGCGCGGAGACACCGACGCCGAAGAGCTCGCCCTCTCGACCGGACTCGCGGGCGACGTGCTCGACAAGCTCCCCGACGAACTCTCCGGCGGCCAGAAGCAGCGCGTCGCGATCGCCCGTGCCTTCGCCGGCCGCAGCCCGCTCGTGGTGTGCGACGAACCGACCTCGGCGCTCGACGTGAGCGTGCAGGCGCGCGTGCTCGACCTGCTCGTCGAGCTGCAGGAGCGCACCGGGGTGTCGTACCTCTTCATCACGCACGACCTCGCTGTCGTCCGCCGCATCGCGCATCGCGTCGCCGTGCTCAACGGCGGACGCATCGTCGAGACCGGAGCGGTCGACGACGTGCTCGGTGCGCCCCGGCATCCGTACTCGGCATCCCTCGTGGATGCCGCCCGCAGCCTGCGCGGCGAGACCACGCGGGGGCTCCGCGACGTCATCGCCGCGTAG
- a CDS encoding ribose-5-phosphate isomerase, with amino-acid sequence MTDQLRLVIGCDDAGFDYKEILKGDLEQNPGVVSVVDVGVDADGHTAYPRVAIAAAELVAAGEADRALLICGTGLGVAIAANKVAGIRAVTAHDSFSVERAVLSNNAQVLTMGQRVVGIELARRLVREWLGYRFDTTSASAEKVAVIDAYETTGAC; translated from the coding sequence ATGACCGACCAGCTGCGCCTCGTCATCGGCTGCGATGACGCCGGATTCGACTACAAGGAGATCCTCAAGGGCGACCTCGAGCAGAACCCCGGCGTCGTGTCGGTGGTCGATGTCGGCGTCGACGCCGACGGGCACACCGCCTACCCGCGCGTGGCGATCGCCGCCGCCGAACTGGTCGCTGCGGGCGAGGCCGATCGCGCGCTGCTCATCTGCGGCACGGGTCTCGGCGTGGCGATCGCCGCCAATAAGGTCGCCGGCATCCGTGCCGTCACCGCGCACGACTCGTTCTCGGTCGAGCGCGCCGTGCTCTCGAACAACGCCCAGGTGCTCACGATGGGCCAGCGCGTCGTCGGCATCGAGCTCGCGCGTCGTCTCGTGCGCGAGTGGCTCGGCTACCGGTTCGACACCACCAGCGCGAGCGCCGAGAAGGTCGCCGTCATCGACGCGTACGAGACCACCGGCGCCTGCTGA
- a CDS encoding phosphogluconate dehydrogenase C-terminal domain-containing protein — MTDTSTAAATETATYRIAVIGAGGKMGMRVSNNLVRTDHTVWYVENSSAGQQRTLDAGRELTDAATAVADADIVVLAVPDLALGPVTADLVPQLRPGAIVLTLDPAAAYAGLLTTRDDVIQAVAHPCHPSIFLQRETPEQWADTFGGIAAPQDAIAAIESDDPAKQAIVEATVRAIYAPVIDVHWVTIKQLAQLEPTLVETVACMIGALLNEALDETVKTMGVPEAAARSILYGHTQVALANGLRGDNPFSDACLIAMDYGRESIIKDDWKKIFRDDELDKNLARMLHLDHIER, encoded by the coding sequence ATGACCGACACTTCGACAGCCGCGGCGACCGAGACCGCGACCTACCGGATCGCCGTGATCGGCGCCGGCGGCAAGATGGGCATGCGCGTCTCGAACAACCTCGTGAGGACCGACCACACGGTCTGGTACGTCGAGAACTCGTCGGCCGGCCAGCAGCGCACGCTCGACGCGGGACGCGAACTGACGGATGCCGCGACCGCCGTCGCCGACGCCGACATCGTGGTGCTCGCCGTGCCCGACCTCGCCCTCGGACCGGTGACCGCCGACCTCGTGCCGCAGCTGCGCCCCGGTGCGATCGTGCTCACGCTCGACCCGGCCGCGGCATACGCCGGGTTGCTCACCACGCGCGACGACGTCATCCAGGCCGTCGCGCACCCATGCCACCCGTCGATCTTCCTGCAGCGCGAGACGCCCGAGCAGTGGGCCGACACCTTCGGCGGAATCGCCGCCCCGCAAGACGCGATCGCCGCGATCGAGAGCGACGACCCCGCCAAGCAGGCCATCGTCGAGGCGACCGTGCGCGCGATCTACGCCCCCGTCATCGACGTGCACTGGGTGACGATCAAGCAGCTCGCGCAGCTCGAGCCGACCCTCGTCGAGACCGTCGCCTGCATGATCGGCGCGCTCCTCAACGAGGCGCTCGACGAGACCGTCAAGACCATGGGCGTGCCCGAGGCGGCGGCGCGCAGCATCCTCTACGGCCACACCCAGGTCGCGCTCGCCAACGGTCTGCGCGGCGACAACCCGTTCTCCGACGCCTGCCTGATCGCCATGGACTACGGCCGCGAGTCGATCATCAAGGACGACTGGAAGAAGATCTTCCGCGACGACGAACTCGACAAGAACCTCGCCCGCATGCTGCACCTCGACCACATCGAGCGGTAG
- a CDS encoding DUF427 domain-containing protein, translating to MSDTTAQKPAHTVTTEPAAHRVRVLAGDAVLADSTRAIVLHESNHADRYYLPREDVNWDLLQETASTSHCPVKGDADDYWALKSDPATDVAWSYPTPFDYLQPIAGHVAFYSERVQVDAAELLPQ from the coding sequence ATGTCCGACACCACCGCGCAGAAGCCCGCCCACACCGTCACCACCGAGCCCGCCGCCCATCGCGTGCGCGTGCTCGCCGGAGACGCCGTGCTCGCCGACTCGACCCGCGCCATCGTGCTGCACGAGTCGAACCACGCCGACCGCTACTACCTGCCGCGCGAAGACGTGAACTGGGACCTGCTGCAGGAGACCGCGTCGACGAGCCACTGTCCCGTCAAGGGCGACGCCGACGACTACTGGGCGCTGAAGAGCGACCCCGCCACCGACGTCGCCTGGTCGTACCCGACCCCGTTCGATTACCTGCAGCCGATCGCCGGCCACGTGGCCTTCTACTCCGAGCGCGTCCAGGTGGACGCCGCCGAACTCCTTCCGCAGTAA